The following coding sequences are from one Rhodopirellula islandica window:
- a CDS encoding SIR2 family protein yields the protein MAHSEYEGKRVWILGAGFSRHLGAPLFHELFSGEMGLIVKTAFSEADGFDRLHDLFARVGIVYRSGAGKVQLEEEPSPIAWSNPEQFLEVISGWATNPGLVYEGYHQGESTDYWETILVAALRRLAAEVSCCYADPSVFMGERALAYKQWASGLKAGQDVIITFNYDTIVESLGIVGLQQVFNDPSDTEVRMFNGRVPLLKMHGSVDWKRTESGNVKCSLEDTMKECRKITEFAMAIPGTGKLSFNRENQWLWNCAEQFVQGAETINFVGYRIPETDGLALNSICKSIRRRCAASKRDSYPRINIVLGPMPTPERGRAEGLMRLLLGEPASANPRSRKVHVHDMWAQDYFQKSGTLS from the coding sequence TTGGCACATTCTGAATACGAAGGCAAACGAGTCTGGATTCTCGGCGCCGGTTTTAGCCGTCATCTTGGTGCCCCGCTGTTCCACGAACTTTTCTCCGGTGAAATGGGGCTGATCGTAAAAACCGCGTTTTCAGAAGCTGACGGTTTTGATCGGTTGCACGATCTTTTCGCTCGGGTCGGAATAGTGTATCGGAGCGGTGCCGGGAAAGTGCAGTTGGAAGAAGAACCATCGCCAATCGCGTGGAGCAACCCGGAGCAGTTCCTCGAGGTCATCAGCGGATGGGCGACAAATCCTGGCTTGGTGTACGAAGGCTACCATCAAGGAGAATCGACCGATTATTGGGAGACTATTCTCGTAGCTGCCCTCCGTCGACTCGCAGCAGAGGTTTCTTGCTGCTATGCGGACCCGAGTGTCTTTATGGGGGAGCGAGCTCTCGCTTACAAGCAATGGGCGAGCGGATTGAAGGCTGGTCAGGATGTGATTATCACATTCAACTACGACACCATCGTAGAATCGTTGGGCATCGTCGGGTTGCAACAGGTCTTTAATGATCCGTCCGACACTGAGGTCCGAATGTTCAACGGCAGGGTGCCACTACTGAAAATGCACGGAAGCGTCGACTGGAAACGTACCGAAAGCGGCAACGTAAAGTGTTCGCTTGAGGATACGATGAAAGAGTGTCGGAAGATCACCGAGTTCGCCATGGCCATTCCGGGAACCGGAAAACTAAGCTTCAATCGAGAGAACCAGTGGCTGTGGAATTGCGCTGAGCAATTCGTCCAGGGTGCAGAGACAATTAATTTTGTTGGGTATCGAATCCCGGAGACGGACGGACTGGCCCTCAACTCAATTTGCAAGTCAATTCGCCGACGTTGCGCAGCTTCAAAACGTGACTCCTACCCACGGATCAACATCGTGCTTGGTCCGATGCCGACACCGGAGCGAGGCAGAGCAGAGGGCCTGATGCGTTTGCTTCTCGGAGAGCCAGCATCAGCCAATCCCAGATCAAGAAAGGTTCATGTTCACGACATGTGGGCTCAAGACTACTTCCAAAAAAGCGGAACGCTTAGTTAG